GCCCTGGATGTGTGCCGTATCGTCTGCGCCCGAACGACGGTGTGAACTCTCTGAAATCCGCGGGCGCGCATGAGCCAATCGAAATAGGCCAACAGCAGCCAGCTCTCAACAACCCGTCGTCTCATGACTCGCCTCCTGATGTTCTCGCACAGTGCATGCATAGAACTCGTGTACGACCTTGCCGACGAAGACCCTTCGCAACTAACAGCGCAAGCGCCTTAACAACGCAGGTTCCCGAGCCGCTCGATCCATATGCCGCGCAATCGCGCGCACGTAGGCCTGGCGTCTTGGATCGTCCCGCAAATGCGTCCGGAGCCAGTCTCCCCGGCCCAGGATGGATGATGCAGCGGCAATCATGGGCGCACACGCGAAGCCTTCATCGACTGCTCTTACGTCGAGTATTTTGCCTAAAGCTCCCCGATACACCTGTCGAAGGCATGCATCACGAGACGACTTTAGGGAGGGACAGTCGACTTGGTTCAGAAGCAAGATGTGTTCAAAGGTCACGAGCGGACTGCCCACGTAGGCTTCACTCCAGTCGATAAACACGCAACGGCCATCCGCGACGAGGATATTGCCGAGATTCATATCGCCGTGAAGAACCGTTGGCGGAAGGCCGAGCTGCTCCATGTGACCGCAAACGTCTTCGAAGATTCTCCGGAGTTCACAAAGCCTGCTTGCCCCAAGACGCGGCACCTTGGTTGAGGTTTGCAAAGACATTGCTTCGTCGATGTAGGCGAAGAGCGTTTCTGCTTTCGCTCGCAGGACATGCGTTCCGTGGTCGCATGCACCGACGGCAAATAACGCCTGCTCCGATCCCACCGTGTTCATCTGGAGCGCGGCCAGAGACTTCACCGCTCCCCGCAGTACATGCCAGATACCGGTCGCCTCGGTCGGCAGAGCCCTGCGAACACTGCCCTGACCGCGCATCATCCAGGCATTCCACTCTGGGATCTCCGCCACGACTTCAGGAACATGGCCCGCGCAAAGCCTAGACAATAGTGACGTGATGTTGCGCTCATGAAGGTTGGGCGCTCCGGTCGCTTTTAGCCAATAGTCGCAACCATCCTGCGTCCGAAATCGGAGCAGCGTGAAAGCTCCTCCAGCGTTGTGCTGCTCGATATCAGCCTTCGACGACAGTCTTCTCCCCGTCGCAGTCTCCAGCCACGCAATGGCTCTATCAATCCAACCGATCTCAGTGAAAGGGCTTCGTACAGTACCGCGGAGCATGTCCTGGAACAAACTGCGCCCCTCTTCGGATAGCTCGTCACGCCGAATCTGTTCGGGGAGGACGGCCCTGAACTCCGCAGGGACCTCACCGGCAAGAAGTTCAGCGACAGCGCATGGGGACATATTGTCGTGTACGGCGAGGAGATCCAAGATGAGGATCGTTACGCCCCATGACGTGCGAAATGTCTCCTGCAACTGGCGTGCGGGACGCGTCCCGAGAGGCACTGCAACGCGGGCCAGACAATACTCTCCGCATCGCTCCTGGGCGAGCAAGGTGTGCGACTTCGGATCTACAAGGAGCACTCGATACTCGTTGGTGATGACAGGGAGCGTGGTTGCCATAGCGGGCCTCTGTATCGTCACTGGGATAGCAGCTGCTGCGTCTTGAGGCTTGCGATGAACTCTCTGACGTCGCGTCCTACGACTTCGGAGGATTCACCCGTCTCGCGGGCGAGGTTCGCGACGATGCTTTCCTCACTCTCGCCCCGCTCCAACGCCTGCCAGACATAGCCGCCCGTAACGTTGAAAGTCGAGATGACGCCTCGCTCGGTATCAAGGACCGCCGCACCATCCTCATTCACAATCGTCCGAAGGGAAGCCTTGTCGGTGGCCATGCACACTCTCCGCGGCCAAGCGCGATTGGATCCGCAGCTGGCGGTGAAAGTGAGCTTCAACCTGTCTCCCGTCTCTTGCAAGCAGAAAACAGCAGTTGGCCAAACTTACTCCCGCGTGGCAGGAGCAGCAGTTATGGACAAAGCATGTTGCATGATTGGTGCGTGCCGAGAGCTATTTTGGCCAAAGTTACTCCTGTTCGATTTCTAAACCGGGATCACCACACCGCAGACACGGCGAAGCTGCAACAACTCGCTTGGGCCGAAGAGCGCTTTGGGGTGATTTGCCTCGCGACCGTTCAGCAGAGCAAAGCCGTTGCCGTCCCGGTCCAGGTATCCCAACACATGCTCCACTCCGCGACGCATCACGTAGAGAGGCCGGGCCCAGCCCCGTTTGCTCGTATCGATCCGTGCGTCCGGCAGCATCGAGAGATCTTCGAGAAGCACCCACGAACCTGGACGGAGAGGGGGTTGCATCCCGACCAACCCGGTCTCCTCCCCGATACGCAACACCCGCTCTCCTAGAAGGCTCGGCCGCGGAAACTTTCGCGCGAACAGTGCGGCATACTCTACCATCTCTTCGCGCCTCGCATCCCAGACCTCGGAAGGCATGGGAACCGCCGCCCTTGCCCGTGTCACGAACAGGTCGGTCGCATCGTTTGCGTGGAGCATCGTTTCAAGCGAAAACCTGTCGGCGTCCCGAATCGCATGCCCTCCCATCCGTAACGAGTCGGTGTATCGCGCGAAGTGCTCCACAGTGATCTGCATGAGAGCATCAGCATGGGGATTCGAATCCGTTTCACTGCGATACCGCCGCCGCGTTCTCTCGCTGACCTTTGAGTGCAAGTTCTCCTGAAGGAACTGCTGCACATAGCGTTCCTCGTCCGGGGATCGTACGAATCGCTTGTGCTTGTTCGCTAGCATCTGCCACCGGTGAGCGTGCTCCCAGGGCAAGAGGAGGTCCGCGTTGCCGTCATAAGACCAGAGCCCCCGCGGGGATGCATGGTGCTGCAACGGAAGTCCAAGGGCGAAGGCGCGGACGCGGCCCACGATCCGCACCCCACCACCGGGATACGAAAATTCCTCCTGCCCGAAGTAGGAGCGGTCGACGGTAAGCAACTGCAACTTGCCCCGCGTGGCGACACAGCGACTGCACCGATACCCGTTGCGGAATTGAAGCAGATAGATCGAACGCAGGTCCGGACGCATCTCCTCTTCTTTGTCGATCAGTTCCACCAGTGCCATGGACCCCGGAGGAATGCTCGATCCCAGACTGTCTTCCGTTCCTACATGCACGTAGAAGGCACCCGGATGGTGCCACTCGGAACGACTCAAAGCACGGATCGGAATGTCGCCTTGCCAGCTTCGCACCAGCGTGTCGAGCGAGGCCGTCCGTGAGAAGGCTTCTGCAGGAGCCAGTTCCAACGGCAGTTCCACGAGGTAATCCCGTTCGAAAACGTAAGACTCAACGACATGGGTCCGTCCACCGTTGAGAAAGAGGTCGTACTCACGCAAGGCATCGAGTGAATACCCAAAGAGACGGTAACCGCCATCCTTTGTCAGCAGGCAGTGCGTTCCCAGATCATCCACCATCTGGACCATCGCGCGGCTCTGCGTACGTCGCAGATTCGTAATGAAGTCTTTGAGCCGCTGTTCACGCCGTTCAAAGGCAAGGTGCTCGTGCTCATTCCTTGGTCGGATCTGCCGTAGCAGACCTCGGATATGCTCCACGCGTTCGATAATTTCATTGCTCGTGACAGGTCGATACACAGCGAAGGCGTCTCCTCTTGATTCACTGCAGCGGAGTAGCTACATCGCACAAAGCCGGGGGACAAGCGATACAACATCGAACACTGATAGAGCCTCAACCTTTGCTGAGATGTGCAGCATAGGTTTGAGAACCTGCAACTCGCCTGCGAGATCGATGCAGATTGAATCTGCGTGCTGGGTCTGATGCGCCCTCGTGTTCGGAATGTCTAGCAAGTGTGCCCGTGTCGTGCTCAATCCGCAAGCGTGAAGAAGCGAGCGTAGCGTGTCTAAGAGTCTTGTTACATCTCGTCGACCCTGAAGAAGGTTAGATAGATATGACTAAGTAAGACAGAGCAGACTTCTTGCGGAATCATTCCCTACGCATATAGCGTAGGAACATCTCTTCATCAGTTCGCAGTTAGGGTTTAGCGAGTGCATCGAGAGGGTACGACGATCCATCTCGATCTCTTGGTCTGCAATCACCCCTCCGTGAAGTTTCTTCAACCGATACGTCATTGCATGTATCCGACCGATCCACTTCAGATTCCGAGTGCAACTTTGCGAGGACGATCGCACGGCTCACTTGGGGAGGAAAGCGAGCGATGCTCATAGACCGGAGTGTGGTCCGAAGGGTTGGAAGAGAGCGAGAGATCGCTCCTTGGATGAAATTGTTGGCGCTGCACGATAAACAGGCTTACCGGCATAGCCTCCTCGTAGCCGAGATCACTGGAGCATTTGCAGCCACCATTGGCCTCAGTAGCAGAGCTCAGAAACATCTTGTCAGAGCGGCTTTACTGCATGATGTCGGAAAGATGGAAGTCCCCGTCGACCTGCTCAATAAGCCGGGCCGCCTCACCGAAGGGGAACTGCGGATCGTGCATTCCCACGCCGAGCGTGGTTACAGGATGCTATTGGAAACGGAAATGTTCTCGCCTGACATCCTCGACATCGTGTTGCACCACCATGAGAAATTGGATGGCTCAGGTTACCCGGCGGGGCTGCGCGGTCGATCCGTCCGCAACGTCGTGCGCATGGTCACAATCTGCGATATCTATGCAGCCCTCATCGAGCCGCGTGCATATAGAGCGTCCCTAAGTTCCCAGAAGGCGTTAGAGATCATGGTCGGGATGAGCGATGGACTGGATCGCGATCTTTTCGACATATTT
Above is a genomic segment from Terriglobus tenax containing:
- a CDS encoding phosphotransferase, whose amino-acid sequence is MATTLPVITNEYRVLLVDPKSHTLLAQERCGEYCLARVAVPLGTRPARQLQETFRTSWGVTILILDLLAVHDNMSPCAVAELLAGEVPAEFRAVLPEQIRRDELSEEGRSLFQDMLRGTVRSPFTEIGWIDRAIAWLETATGRRLSSKADIEQHNAGGAFTLLRFRTQDGCDYWLKATGAPNLHERNITSLLSRLCAGHVPEVVAEIPEWNAWMMRGQGSVRRALPTEATGIWHVLRGAVKSLAALQMNTVGSEQALFAVGACDHGTHVLRAKAETLFAYIDEAMSLQTSTKVPRLGASRLCELRRIFEDVCGHMEQLGLPPTVLHGDMNLGNILVADGRCVFIDWSEAYVGSPLVTFEHILLLNQVDCPSLKSSRDACLRQVYRGALGKILDVRAVDEGFACAPMIAAASSILGRGDWLRTHLRDDPRRQAYVRAIARHMDRAAREPALLRRLRC
- a CDS encoding PqqD family protein; translation: MATDKASLRTIVNEDGAAVLDTERGVISTFNVTGGYVWQALERGESEESIVANLARETGESSEVVGRDVREFIASLKTQQLLSQ
- a CDS encoding HD-GYP domain-containing protein, giving the protein MALHDKQAYRHSLLVAEITGAFAATIGLSSRAQKHLVRAALLHDVGKMEVPVDLLNKPGRLTEGELRIVHSHAERGYRMLLETEMFSPDILDIVLHHHEKLDGSGYPAGLRGRSVRNVVRMVTICDIYAALIEPRAYRASLSSQKALEIMVGMSDGLDRDLFDIFRLLAPRWTNIPIGLLFLLA